The following proteins are co-located in the Candidatus Accumulibacter cognatus genome:
- a CDS encoding response regulator, with translation MPPAEENIAVNRSSPGTGIVLRVAGLFGTLLVLAITALLTAWLYGLPFFGLPGANQTHLAEARQALELSADSRSTQIQTALRERRGDLRILSGSHDIMQALAKPQTKAASAAASRHLDSVMGAYPDAYEYLALVSTGDGRVLAASDATLVGYPFANTELLGRLLTPGLVEHIETTGPTVAGEPSLIIARQVLERDAAGIPTGKLLGVLVASLSIQELLGNFDRVELRSLGNSGSASLFDQQQRLLATFRLLAGAGENPPPPASQGMDGSFVENAANGRSILAIYRYVRIAANEGWTLAVRRERDEILHELEQHAWRLLLFGLLFTVSGLIIVVLAARHVTSPIRELANVAQRLAEGELSARMTLAKPHRGDEVATLAAAFNTLAERVETWHATLASEVATRTRELIDHQLQLEEQVEKRTADLSAALAAATQADRAKDAFLANVSHELRTPLNAVIGLAELARPLSRDPRQQDYIDKIGHAGKSLAHLINDLLDLTKIAAGRLKFENIPFSLRGIIERCLSVLMHQVTEKGLTLIESIDPAVPDVLIGDPLRIEQILLNLLGNAIKFTSNGRIELRISVLNTESTRVHLAIDIEDTGLGLSEPEITQLFQPFTQADASMTRKFGGSGLGLAICKHLAEKMNGDICARSQPGSGSTFRVTLWLALGEAPGELAKPGTTLAESALQALPEAYDDARVLVVDDHPINREIVEALLSTVGITPVMANNGQEAVDHLRVSGANAFDLVLMDIQMPVMDGYSATRELRSYSGFEALPIIAMTAHIMEHEISLQRAAGMNDSIGKPFDQPTFYRMLAKWIPVHKQRQAATAMDTLPPATSDQDMPAWPVPGIIDSAAGLARFAGNAARYRHWLRDFADQGRSEVSRIEQAMASGQREQVRQLAHALVGRSGMLGITRAQAFARQVEAAASRDEAADAAIIGLAAAVDEASEQIRRAFGSGTADTPPTLATSLPAGPLPASILALLRRFETADGDSERAIHECLAELGETAWAAPLHASLACVRSFDFDAARRLFPDHETTHTLDERS, from the coding sequence ATGCCTCCTGCCGAAGAGAACATCGCCGTGAACCGGAGCTCGCCAGGCACCGGCATCGTCTTGCGCGTCGCCGGCCTGTTCGGCACACTGCTGGTGCTGGCGATCACCGCCCTGCTCACGGCCTGGCTGTACGGATTGCCGTTCTTCGGCCTACCGGGAGCCAACCAGACCCACCTGGCCGAAGCCAGGCAGGCGCTCGAACTGAGTGCCGACAGCCGCAGCACGCAGATCCAGACCGCTCTGCGGGAACGCCGGGGCGATCTGCGCATTCTCTCCGGAAGCCATGACATCATGCAGGCACTGGCCAAGCCACAGACGAAAGCAGCGTCTGCCGCTGCCAGTCGCCACCTCGATTCGGTGATGGGCGCCTACCCGGATGCCTACGAATACCTGGCGCTGGTGTCAACGGGTGACGGGCGCGTGCTGGCTGCCAGCGACGCGACCCTGGTCGGATACCCCTTCGCCAACACCGAGCTGCTCGGGCGCCTGTTGACGCCGGGTCTCGTCGAACATATCGAAACCACCGGTCCGACGGTCGCCGGGGAACCCAGCCTGATCATCGCCCGTCAGGTCCTCGAGCGGGACGCCGCTGGGATCCCCACCGGCAAGTTGCTCGGGGTGCTGGTGGCCAGCTTGTCGATACAGGAACTGCTGGGCAATTTCGATCGAGTTGAACTGCGTTCGCTCGGAAATTCCGGTTCGGCTTCACTCTTCGATCAGCAGCAGCGACTGCTCGCGACCTTCCGTCTGCTGGCCGGGGCGGGCGAGAACCCGCCACCGCCCGCTTCCCAGGGAATGGATGGCAGCTTCGTCGAGAATGCGGCCAACGGACGATCGATCCTTGCCATCTATCGCTATGTGCGCATTGCCGCCAACGAAGGATGGACTCTGGCGGTTCGCCGCGAGCGCGACGAGATCCTGCACGAACTCGAGCAGCACGCCTGGCGACTGCTGCTCTTCGGCCTGCTGTTCACCGTCAGCGGCCTGATCATCGTTGTTCTGGCGGCACGGCATGTGACGAGTCCGATCCGGGAACTGGCGAATGTCGCACAGCGTCTCGCCGAGGGCGAGCTGAGCGCCCGCATGACGCTGGCGAAGCCGCACCGCGGTGATGAAGTGGCAACCCTGGCGGCGGCCTTCAACACCCTGGCCGAACGTGTCGAGACCTGGCATGCCACCCTTGCCAGCGAAGTGGCCACGCGCACCCGCGAACTGATCGACCATCAGTTGCAGCTCGAGGAACAGGTCGAGAAGCGTACCGCCGACCTGAGCGCGGCGCTGGCCGCTGCGACCCAGGCCGACCGCGCCAAGGACGCTTTCCTGGCCAATGTCAGCCATGAACTGCGCACGCCGCTGAACGCCGTCATCGGTTTGGCCGAACTCGCCCGGCCACTCAGCCGTGATCCCCGGCAACAGGACTACATCGACAAGATCGGCCATGCCGGCAAGTCATTGGCGCACCTGATCAACGATCTGCTCGACCTGACCAAGATCGCCGCTGGCCGACTGAAGTTCGAAAACATCCCGTTCAGCCTGCGTGGCATTATCGAGCGCTGCCTGTCGGTGCTCATGCACCAAGTGACAGAGAAAGGGTTGACACTCATTGAAAGCATCGACCCGGCGGTTCCCGATGTCCTGATCGGCGACCCGCTGAGAATCGAACAGATCCTGCTCAACCTGCTCGGCAACGCCATCAAGTTCACCAGCAACGGCCGCATCGAGCTGCGGATCAGTGTACTGAACACGGAATCGACGCGCGTGCATCTGGCCATCGATATCGAGGATACCGGTCTGGGCCTCAGCGAACCCGAAATCACGCAGTTGTTCCAGCCTTTTACGCAGGCCGATGCCAGCATGACGCGCAAGTTCGGCGGCAGCGGCCTGGGACTTGCGATCTGCAAGCACCTTGCCGAGAAGATGAATGGCGACATCTGCGCCCGCAGCCAGCCCGGTTCCGGCAGCACCTTTCGCGTCACGCTCTGGCTGGCACTGGGGGAGGCACCTGGGGAGCTGGCAAAGCCCGGCACGACCCTCGCCGAATCAGCGCTGCAGGCACTGCCCGAAGCCTATGACGACGCTCGGGTACTGGTCGTCGATGATCATCCGATCAACCGCGAAATCGTCGAAGCCCTGCTCAGCACTGTCGGCATCACGCCGGTGATGGCCAACAACGGCCAGGAAGCGGTCGATCATCTCCGGGTGAGCGGCGCGAACGCTTTCGATCTGGTGCTGATGGACATCCAGATGCCGGTCATGGACGGCTATAGCGCGACCCGCGAACTGCGTAGCTACTCCGGTTTCGAGGCTCTACCGATCATCGCCATGACCGCGCACATCATGGAACACGAAATCAGTCTCCAGCGTGCTGCCGGCATGAACGACAGCATCGGCAAACCGTTCGACCAGCCGACCTTCTACCGCATGCTGGCGAAATGGATTCCCGTCCACAAGCAGCGACAAGCCGCCACCGCGATGGACACTTTACCGCCTGCGACCAGCGATCAGGACATGCCCGCCTGGCCAGTTCCCGGCATCATCGACAGCGCCGCCGGTCTGGCCCGCTTCGCCGGCAATGCCGCACGCTACCGGCACTGGCTGCGCGACTTTGCCGATCAAGGTAGGTCCGAGGTCAGCAGGATCGAACAGGCGATGGCGTCCGGCCAGCGGGAACAGGTTCGCCAGCTCGCCCATGCCCTCGTCGGACGCTCCGGCATGCTCGGGATCACCCGTGCACAGGCTTTTGCCCGCCAGGTCGAGGCGGCGGCGAGTCGCGACGAAGCCGCCGACGCGGCGATCATTGGCCTGGCGGCAGCCGTCGACGAAGCAAGCGAACAGATCAGGCGGGCATTCGGAAGCGGCACTGCCGACACGCCGCCTACACTCGCCACATCGCTGCCCGCCGGACCCCTGCCGGCAAGCATCCTGGCCCTGCTGCGCCGGTTCGAGACCGCCGACGGCGACAGCGAGCGCGCCATCCATGAATGTCTCGCGGAACTCGGCGAGACGGCGTGGGCAGCACCGCTGCACGCGTCCCTGGCATGCGTGCGCAGTTTCGATTTCGACGCCGCAAGACGGCTATTCCCCGATCATGAAACAACCCACACCCTGGATGAAAGATCATGA
- a CDS encoding HDOD domain-containing protein, producing MQRYDILKKIAAELEHGEVNFSTNALVALKLQNAINDPDCHIDQATRLIKAEPLLSARVVALANSTAFNPSGRPITDVRTAVLRLGFRYLRSLAAAVVTRALASPLSAQDRAMAARLWEHTAHVAALAQVIARKVTHLDPETAMFAGIVHEISGFYLISRSAEYPGLLDEDFSAWCETGEAEVGRALLQVLEVPQTVVEAIEVCWRGFLAMPPISLGDTLLLADELAPVESPLRDLDGVPREGTAASIDLLIGEDTLLAIMHESEDDVRSLTAALRL from the coding sequence ATGCAACGATACGACATCCTGAAGAAGATCGCCGCAGAACTGGAGCATGGCGAGGTGAACTTCTCGACCAACGCGCTGGTCGCGCTCAAACTGCAGAATGCGATCAACGATCCGGATTGCCACATCGATCAGGCCACGCGCCTGATCAAGGCCGAGCCCCTGTTGTCGGCCAGGGTCGTGGCGCTGGCCAACTCGACCGCCTTCAATCCCTCGGGCCGCCCGATCACCGACGTACGCACGGCCGTTTTGCGGCTGGGTTTTCGCTATCTGCGCTCGCTGGCGGCGGCGGTCGTCACGCGCGCGCTCGCCTCCCCCTTGTCGGCGCAGGATCGCGCCATGGCGGCGCGACTCTGGGAGCACACCGCGCATGTCGCGGCACTGGCGCAGGTGATCGCCCGCAAGGTGACACACCTCGACCCAGAAACCGCGATGTTCGCCGGCATCGTCCATGAAATCAGTGGGTTCTACCTGATTTCACGCTCCGCCGAGTATCCTGGCCTGCTCGACGAGGATTTCTCGGCGTGGTGCGAAACCGGCGAGGCCGAGGTCGGTCGTGCCCTGCTCCAGGTTCTGGAGGTCCCACAAACGGTGGTCGAGGCGATTGAAGTGTGCTGGCGGGGCTTTCTGGCGATGCCGCCGATATCGCTCGGCGATACCCTGCTGCTGGCCGACGAACTGGCTCCGGTCGAAAGCCCGTTACGCGACCTCGACGGCGTTCCCAGGGAAGGCACGGCAGCCTCGATCGACCTGCTGATCGGCGAAGACACGCTGCTCGCAATCATGCATGAGTCGGAAGATGACGTGCGCTCGCTGACGGCGGCGCTGCGTCTCTGA
- a CDS encoding response regulator, which yields MTTILLIDDDPATLEVINECLLPHFRTRIATRGGKGLELAQLSPAPDLVLLDLELPDMNGYQVCSALKRDTRTAEIPVIFLSSHTDMADIIRGLELGAVDYVPKPVAPPILLARVRTQLRLRQAQIYLADRNLHLEALVRERTHALEARTLDLQRSQELTIVTLGAIAETRDNETGNHIRRTRAYVRTLVEYLLQQPAQLERMPIEEWELIWKCAPLHDIGKVGIPDQILLKEGPLDVGEFEIMKRHTTLGRDALREAECGGDTQHPFLRIASEIIYSHHERWNGKGYPEGLSGENIPFAARLMAIADVYDALISKRVYKPAMPHHKAVEIIVQGRGEQFDPLIVDCFLVCADTFDTIATGNSDNAPPQPIADTSLATGLIRGPSQPG from the coding sequence ATGACTACCATTCTCCTGATCGATGACGATCCGGCCACCCTTGAAGTCATCAACGAATGTCTTCTCCCGCACTTTCGCACGCGCATCGCAACACGTGGCGGCAAGGGCCTCGAACTGGCTCAATTGTCGCCGGCACCGGACCTGGTCCTGCTCGACCTCGAATTGCCCGACATGAACGGCTATCAGGTCTGCTCGGCGCTCAAGCGGGATACCCGCACCGCCGAGATCCCGGTGATCTTTCTTTCCAGCCACACGGATATGGCCGACATCATCCGCGGTCTCGAACTCGGCGCCGTCGATTATGTGCCCAAGCCGGTAGCGCCGCCGATTCTGCTGGCACGCGTACGCACGCAACTACGCCTGCGCCAGGCTCAGATCTATCTGGCGGATCGCAATCTCCATCTCGAAGCTCTGGTGAGAGAACGTACGCATGCTCTCGAAGCCCGGACGCTGGACCTGCAGCGCAGTCAGGAACTGACCATCGTGACCCTCGGAGCGATCGCTGAAACCCGCGACAACGAGACTGGCAACCATATCCGCCGGACCCGCGCCTACGTCCGGACGCTCGTCGAATACCTCCTGCAACAACCCGCACAGCTTGAACGTATGCCAATCGAAGAATGGGAACTGATCTGGAAATGCGCCCCCCTGCACGATATCGGCAAGGTGGGAATACCCGACCAGATCCTGCTCAAGGAGGGACCACTCGATGTCGGTGAGTTCGAGATCATGAAGCGGCATACGACGCTCGGCCGAGATGCCCTGCGCGAAGCCGAATGCGGGGGCGACACCCAGCACCCTTTCTTGCGAATCGCCAGCGAAATCATCTATTCGCATCACGAACGCTGGAACGGCAAAGGCTATCCGGAGGGCCTCAGCGGCGAGAATATCCCTTTCGCTGCACGCCTGATGGCCATTGCCGACGTCTACGACGCCCTGATCAGCAAGCGCGTGTACAAGCCCGCCATGCCCCACCACAAGGCGGTCGAGATCATCGTGCAGGGGCGTGGCGAGCAATTCGACCCCTTGATCGTAGACTGCTTTCTGGTCTGCGCCGACACCTTCGACACGATCGCCACGGGTAACTCCGACAACGCTCCGCCACAGCCAATCGCCGACACATCCCTGGCCACGGGCCTGATCCGGGGACCCAGTCAACCTGGGTAG
- a CDS encoding chemotaxis response regulator protein-glutamate methylesterase, producing MSDKKIQVMIVDDSPLVRQVIAQALVRETGIEVMGTAADPLFAMDKLRRSWPDVIILDIEMTRMNGLSFLRKLMAERPTPVIICSSPAATGSETLMQALAAGAVSIINRPKFGLKGFLEDAANDIIAAIRAAARTRVALPGQPLATAHPAASTRLPTLERMTRNSADAILSAGSATVPRTADKVIAIGTSTGGTQALEAVLTRLPPTIAGIVIVQHMPEQFTAMFAERLNSLCTIEVREGRNNDRVMPGRALIAPGGRHMLLKRNGAQYYIEVLDGPLVNRHKPSVDVLFRSVARFAGGNAIGVIMTGMGDDGARGLKEMKDAGAATIAQDEASCVVFGMPREAIKLGAADRVLPLQQIPAALIEILNRREV from the coding sequence ATGAGCGACAAGAAAATCCAGGTCATGATCGTCGATGACTCACCGCTGGTCCGCCAGGTCATCGCGCAGGCACTGGTCCGGGAGACCGGCATCGAGGTCATGGGTACGGCGGCCGATCCGCTCTTCGCGATGGACAAGCTGCGCAGGAGCTGGCCGGATGTGATCATTCTCGATATCGAAATGACGCGCATGAACGGCCTCTCTTTCCTGCGCAAGCTGATGGCTGAACGACCGACGCCGGTGATCATCTGTTCATCGCCCGCCGCGACCGGCAGCGAGACGCTCATGCAGGCGCTTGCTGCCGGTGCCGTGAGCATCATCAACCGGCCGAAATTCGGGCTCAAGGGTTTCCTCGAAGATGCAGCCAACGACATCATCGCCGCCATCCGCGCGGCCGCCAGGACCCGGGTCGCCTTGCCGGGACAACCGCTTGCCACCGCCCATCCGGCGGCGAGCACGCGGCTGCCGACGCTGGAGAGAATGACGCGCAACAGCGCCGACGCCATCCTCTCCGCCGGCAGCGCGACGGTGCCGCGGACGGCCGACAAGGTGATCGCCATCGGCACCTCGACCGGCGGAACGCAGGCGCTCGAAGCGGTGCTGACCCGCCTGCCGCCGACGATCGCGGGCATCGTCATCGTCCAGCACATGCCCGAGCAGTTCACGGCGATGTTCGCCGAACGCCTCAATTCGCTGTGTACGATCGAGGTCCGCGAAGGCCGGAACAACGACCGCGTAATGCCGGGGCGCGCGCTGATCGCCCCCGGCGGCAGGCACATGCTGTTGAAGCGCAACGGCGCGCAGTATTACATCGAGGTGCTCGACGGCCCCCTGGTCAATCGCCACAAACCCTCGGTCGATGTACTGTTTCGCTCGGTGGCCCGGTTTGCCGGCGGCAACGCGATCGGTGTGATCATGACCGGCATGGGCGACGACGGCGCCCGCGGCCTCAAGGAGATGAAAGATGCCGGCGCCGCGACGATCGCCCAGGATGAAGCCTCCTGCGTGGTTTTCGGCATGCCAAGGGAGGCGATCAAGCTCGGCGCCGCCGATCGGGTGTTGCCACTCCAGCAGATCCCTGCGGCGCTGATCGAAATCTTAAACCGACGCGAGGTTTGA
- a CDS encoding response regulator — MNGVPKILVVDDLAANRLAIRTALRGVEATIVEASNGFDALAITLEEEFALILLDVQMPEMDGFEVCERLSANPQTADTPVIFITAAHNSPEDRIHGYRTGATDYLTKPIKDQLLRAKTQVFLRLYLQNRALQAALEAAKIADRVKNAFLANVSHELRTPLNAVIGLSALALNHNDASRQREYLEKIRDAGQTLLAIINDLLDLTKIAAGEMRLEKTPFSLRKTVARALSVIGHHAIEKGLNLESRIDERLPEWLVGDPLRIEQILLNLLNNSLKFTETGWIVVRIAIEDLDAQQAGLLIEVEDSGIGMSESEIARIYQPFVQADPSITRKHGGTGLGLAICKQLAEGMQGSIEVSSQPGQGTCFRVRLRLGVTTASECPTGEDSAVAAGPPAHYPAARVLVVDDQPLNRELVFELLGSVGIVPRFAENGQQAVDILREAGPQAFDLVLMDIQMPVLDGLAATGRIRALPGFATLPIVAMTAHTMVHEKEVYLAGGMNDHLGKPFSLPAFFALLARWLAVQGVTPSTAVLPATSAVDAGENEWAAIGGLDSATALRRFAGNRARYGHWLREFVDESAGFAATIDTLLAGGASESARQAMHAFRGRVGTLGMHELQALAEALEQVLRAGKANSPAGRALRRQLAQSIEAMSAGIQAVLAKTIPRQATHQAARPPTGGKPTGPVPASVATLLRLLQDADGGSVTAIESCLAELPNSDWEPLLQAARAAAQKFDFETARQLLAGHEETG, encoded by the coding sequence ATGAACGGCGTTCCGAAGATCCTCGTCGTCGATGACCTGGCTGCCAACCGCCTGGCGATCCGCACTGCCCTCAGGGGTGTCGAGGCGACGATCGTCGAGGCCAGCAACGGTTTCGACGCTCTGGCGATCACCCTTGAAGAGGAATTCGCACTGATCCTCCTCGACGTGCAGATGCCCGAGATGGACGGCTTCGAGGTCTGCGAACGACTGTCCGCCAATCCGCAGACCGCCGATACGCCGGTGATCTTCATCACCGCCGCCCACAACAGCCCGGAGGATCGTATTCATGGCTACCGGACGGGCGCCACCGATTATCTGACCAAGCCGATCAAGGACCAGTTGCTGCGCGCCAAGACGCAAGTGTTTCTTCGCCTCTACCTGCAGAACCGCGCCCTGCAGGCGGCACTGGAAGCGGCGAAAATCGCCGACCGGGTCAAGAACGCCTTTCTCGCCAACGTCAGCCATGAACTGCGCACACCGCTCAACGCGGTCATCGGACTCTCGGCGCTGGCGCTGAACCACAACGACGCCTCCCGCCAACGCGAATACCTGGAAAAGATCAGGGACGCCGGCCAGACGCTGCTGGCGATCATCAACGATCTGCTCGATCTGACCAAGATCGCGGCCGGCGAGATGCGCCTGGAAAAAACCCCGTTCAGTCTCCGGAAGACCGTCGCGCGCGCCTTGTCGGTGATCGGACACCATGCCATAGAGAAGGGCTTGAATCTCGAAAGCCGGATCGACGAGCGACTTCCCGAATGGCTGGTCGGCGACCCGCTGCGTATCGAACAGATTCTGCTCAATCTGCTCAACAACTCGCTCAAGTTCACCGAGACCGGCTGGATCGTGGTACGCATCGCGATCGAGGACCTCGACGCTCAGCAGGCCGGCTTGCTGATCGAGGTCGAGGATTCGGGAATCGGCATGAGCGAGAGCGAGATCGCCCGCATCTACCAGCCGTTCGTCCAGGCCGACCCGTCGATCACCCGCAAGCACGGCGGCACTGGCCTGGGCCTGGCGATCTGCAAGCAACTCGCCGAAGGCATGCAGGGTTCGATCGAAGTCAGCAGCCAGCCGGGCCAGGGCACATGCTTCCGCGTCCGCCTGCGCCTGGGCGTGACGACCGCCAGCGAGTGTCCGACCGGCGAAGACTCGGCCGTTGCCGCTGGCCCGCCGGCGCATTATCCGGCAGCGCGGGTGCTGGTAGTCGATGATCAGCCGCTCAATCGCGAGCTGGTCTTCGAGCTGCTGGGCAGCGTCGGCATCGTGCCGCGTTTCGCCGAGAACGGCCAGCAGGCGGTGGACATTCTCCGCGAGGCTGGCCCTCAGGCTTTCGACCTGGTGTTGATGGACATCCAGATGCCGGTTCTCGACGGCCTTGCAGCCACCGGTCGAATCCGTGCGCTGCCGGGTTTCGCCACGCTGCCGATCGTTGCCATGACGGCGCACACGATGGTACACGAAAAGGAAGTGTACCTGGCCGGAGGCATGAACGATCACCTTGGCAAACCGTTTTCACTGCCGGCTTTTTTTGCACTGCTAGCGCGCTGGCTGGCTGTGCAGGGGGTTACCCCAAGCACAGCGGTGCTACCTGCGACCTCCGCTGTCGACGCTGGCGAGAACGAGTGGGCGGCGATCGGCGGCCTCGACAGTGCTACGGCACTGCGGCGATTCGCCGGCAACCGCGCCCGTTACGGTCACTGGCTGCGAGAATTCGTCGACGAATCGGCCGGCTTCGCCGCGACCATCGACACCCTGCTGGCTGGTGGTGCGAGCGAGTCGGCGAGACAGGCAATGCATGCCTTCAGGGGTCGCGTCGGTACGCTCGGCATGCATGAACTGCAAGCTCTGGCCGAGGCGCTCGAGCAGGTACTGCGGGCCGGCAAGGCGAACAGTCCGGCGGGCCGTGCGCTGCGCCGGCAACTGGCGCAGTCGATCGAGGCGATGAGCGCCGGCATCCAGGCGGTGCTCGCCAAAACCATCCCTCGGCAGGCGACCCACCAAGCGGCCAGACCGCCAACGGGGGGAAAACCCACCGGACCGGTGCCCGCCTCGGTGGCAACCCTGCTGCGCCTGCTGCAGGACGCGGATGGCGGCAGCGTCACGGCGATCGAAAGCTGTCTTGCGGAACTGCCGAATAGCGACTGGGAACCGCTGCTGCAAGCGGCGCGGGCAGCAGCGCAGAAATTCGATTTCGAGACCGCGCGGCAACTCCTTGCCGGCCACGAGGAAACCGGATGA
- a CDS encoding NrtA/SsuA/CpmA family ABC transporter substrate-binding protein — MTRLRDWSGLLLLLWLFCTSPAAAGEEYFARYALPRNAASVDIGVQPLGFPAAMIGALVQRDRILKRRLEELGQPLATFAFRRGSDMLDLLADDRLEAGLLGDLPTILLAARTDVAIAGLTKRSATALVARQEGLLANLQGKRLAYVPDSSAHYTLLQALASVGLSEQDVTLVPLAIDEMPAALAQGRIDGFAAWEPAPTIALASLPQARIVFRGPSSDYLVLTRRFVKRHPEAARHLVAALIRALEWMRQNRKNIESAVRWAMHDGSAFSGQAPALTLAQAVTIARREIIEVPAAPAIPAAIGDRQPLLGEFNFLQRLGKLPANTSWERLAMAFAYDGLQQVSAAPARYRPYVFDYEP; from the coding sequence ATGACGAGGCTGCGCGACTGGAGCGGACTGCTCCTGCTGCTCTGGCTTTTCTGTACCAGCCCTGCCGCGGCCGGTGAGGAGTATTTCGCGCGCTACGCACTGCCCCGGAACGCTGCTTCTGTCGACATCGGCGTACAGCCCCTTGGTTTTCCGGCAGCCATGATCGGTGCGCTGGTGCAGCGTGATCGAATCCTCAAGCGCCGGCTCGAAGAACTCGGCCAGCCGCTGGCCACTTTCGCGTTCCGGCGCGGCAGCGACATGCTTGATCTTCTGGCCGATGATAGGCTCGAGGCCGGGCTGCTCGGCGACCTGCCGACAATCCTCCTGGCGGCACGTACCGATGTCGCGATTGCCGGCCTCACCAAACGCAGCGCGACGGCACTGGTCGCGCGCCAGGAGGGCTTGCTGGCCAACCTGCAGGGCAAGCGCCTGGCATATGTGCCGGACTCCAGCGCACATTACACGCTGCTGCAGGCGCTGGCCAGCGTCGGGCTGAGTGAGCAGGATGTGACGCTGGTCCCTCTGGCCATTGACGAAATGCCTGCTGCGCTGGCGCAAGGACGGATTGATGGGTTTGCCGCCTGGGAACCGGCACCGACCATCGCCCTGGCCAGCCTTCCGCAGGCACGCATCGTCTTCCGCGGTCCCAGCTCGGACTATCTGGTGCTCACCAGACGCTTCGTGAAACGGCATCCCGAGGCGGCCAGGCATCTGGTCGCCGCGCTGATCCGCGCACTCGAATGGATGCGCCAGAACCGCAAGAACATTGAATCCGCCGTCCGCTGGGCAATGCACGACGGCAGCGCTTTCAGCGGCCAGGCACCCGCGCTGACCCTGGCACAGGCAGTGACGATCGCCCGCCGCGAAATTATCGAGGTACCCGCTGCGCCGGCCATCCCGGCCGCAATTGGCGATCGTCAACCCCTGCTCGGCGAGTTCAATTTCCTGCAACGGCTTGGCAAGCTGCCTGCGAACACCTCCTGGGAGCGCCTGGCCATGGCTTTTGCCTACGACGGACTGCAGCAAGTCTCGGCTGCGCCCGCCCGCTATCGCCCGTATGTCTTCGACTACGAGCCCTAG